Proteins encoded together in one Gemmatimonadota bacterium DH-78 window:
- a CDS encoding DUF2911 domain-containing protein gives MNRIVPSRALLFVALALVAPASATRAQIVASEAASLHQSVSGTDFELLYSRPSLRGRTTIFGGIHPIGESWTGGANDATELRISNDVTMGGVTVPAGAYSVWFDVVEGDAWRMMLHEDTAMFHAPHPPIDEAQILVPVSRETGSEVVETLSWTFENLTWNGATLALAWGTERLRVEVEVDPGITLALSEEEAGRYVGEWRIDDSMSRMSAEQAEEMLADPDASDALRDYARAMRDVPTERVVRIVQDPESGWLFRTDPRFAEVWAAFMMTDPTDERFDLLVRRGDGFFHTAQGVGGELRSYYPDFMSMAEFRFDDDGRAISFEVRNPDDEVTMTGVRVGGEPGK, from the coding sequence GTGAACCGCATCGTTCCGAGCCGCGCGCTCCTGTTCGTCGCCCTCGCCCTGGTGGCACCGGCCTCCGCGACCCGTGCCCAGATCGTCGCCAGCGAGGCGGCGAGTCTGCACCAGTCGGTGTCCGGCACCGATTTCGAACTGCTCTACTCGAGGCCGTCTCTGCGAGGCCGTACCACGATCTTCGGGGGGATCCACCCGATCGGAGAGTCCTGGACGGGCGGGGCGAACGACGCCACCGAGCTGCGCATCTCGAACGACGTGACAATGGGCGGAGTGACCGTGCCCGCGGGTGCCTACAGCGTGTGGTTCGACGTGGTGGAGGGCGACGCGTGGCGCATGATGCTGCACGAAGACACCGCCATGTTTCACGCCCCGCATCCGCCGATCGACGAGGCTCAGATCCTGGTGCCGGTCTCGCGTGAGACGGGGTCGGAGGTGGTCGAGACCCTCTCGTGGACCTTCGAGAACCTCACCTGGAACGGGGCGACGCTGGCGCTGGCGTGGGGCACCGAGCGTCTTCGCGTAGAGGTGGAGGTCGACCCCGGGATCACCCTCGCGCTCTCCGAGGAAGAGGCGGGTCGCTACGTGGGCGAGTGGCGCATCGACGACTCCATGAGCCGCATGTCGGCCGAGCAGGCCGAGGAGATGCTGGCCGACCCCGATGCGAGCGACGCCCTGCGCGACTACGCCCGGGCCATGCGCGACGTGCCTACGGAGCGGGTCGTGCGGATCGTGCAGGACCCCGAGTCGGGTTGGCTCTTCCGGACCGACCCGCGCTTCGCCGAGGTGTGGGCCGCCTTCATGATGACCGACCCGACCGACGAGCGATTCGACCTGCTCGTTCGGCGCGGCGACGGATTCTTCCACACGGCTCAGGGGGTCGGGGGCGAGTTGCGCAGCTACTACCCCGACTTCATGTCGATGGCGGAGTTCCGGTTCGACGACGACGGCCGGGCGATCTCGTTCGAGGTGCGCAATCCGGACGACGAGGTCACGATGACGGGAGTACGCGTGGGGGGGGAGCCGGGGAAGTAG
- a CDS encoding transcriptional repressor, with amino-acid sequence MKKRDTRQRRAIRQVFLDAARPLTPEEVLERGQGEVPSLGLATVYRNVKILTEEGWLTEVALPQDGMRYELASRPHHHHFVCRTCDQAFDIHQCPPSVEEIAPAGFRVDDHEVILYGSCPACA; translated from the coding sequence ATGAAGAAACGCGACACCCGTCAGCGCCGAGCGATCCGTCAGGTGTTTCTCGATGCCGCGCGGCCGCTGACTCCTGAAGAGGTGCTCGAACGCGGGCAGGGCGAGGTGCCCTCGTTGGGGCTCGCCACGGTCTATCGCAACGTGAAGATTCTCACGGAAGAGGGGTGGCTGACCGAGGTGGCGCTTCCCCAGGACGGCATGCGGTACGAACTGGCGTCGCGCCCGCACCATCACCACTTCGTCTGCCGCACCTGCGATCAGGCCTTCGACATCCACCAGTGCCCTCCGTCGGTGGAAGAGATCGCCCCCGCCGGGTTCCGTGTGGACGACCACGAGGTGATTCTCTACGGGTCCTGTCCGGCCTGCGCCTGA
- a CDS encoding TonB-dependent receptor, with amino-acid sequence MSYRTFRSLALLLALAAPVLETTALLAQDPEVPHGNDVHGVVRDESGDPLSAVAVRLPRLGRSELSHADGRFHLERVPAGDHVILFERIGYRTHAMTVSIEPGGTVQLDVVLAASAFEVEGFVVTGTPTARAGDRVVRPIDVLSAQELTRRLESTVASTLESQPGMAAVTMGPATARPVIRGLGGDRALVLEDGERVGDVSAVSSDHATAVDPSSAQRIEVVRGPSALLYGSQALGGVVNVVREEVPRTVHHGLHATVSLQGQSVNDGLVGSATLLSGWGDHVALRLEGGLREAGDLTTPEGALENTGATTRNLAGGVSWVGEGGHIGGAYRFYGNDYGIPGGFVGAHPTGVDIEMTRHVVKGDAQLREVGPFDLLEGSASHTRYNHKEIEPGGILGTEYGLFTTAGEVKAHHGDLGALTGGTVGVRAQFERFGFGGGLSTTDARRWTLSAYAHEEMDLDDWTAEAGVRWDHVRADALDEDPDASIGNVRDRAFHAFSGSLGVLRRLGGGFTAGFSVARAFRAPDISELYSEGPHLASYSFEVGNPDLGTEVGTGVDLFLRLDRGAIRGELAAFRNSVAGYLYPRETGEISPRTQLPIYQYTGADALLVGFESGLEIALGDRVAVDGTLSWVRGTLVDDDEPLPFMPPLNGRVGLRYDTPVWFAGAEARLAAQQDRLGEFETATDGYAILGLSAGLRTTLGGRLHTLTLRLDNATDETYRNHLSRTKEIMPEAGRGVSLVYRLVF; translated from the coding sequence ATGTCGTATCGTACCTTCCGTTCCCTGGCGTTGCTGTTGGCGCTCGCCGCGCCCGTCCTCGAGACCACCGCGCTCCTCGCGCAGGACCCCGAGGTGCCGCACGGAAACGACGTGCACGGGGTGGTACGCGACGAATCGGGGGATCCCCTCTCGGCCGTGGCGGTCCGCCTGCCGCGTCTGGGCCGCTCCGAGCTCTCGCATGCAGACGGGCGATTCCATCTGGAACGGGTTCCCGCCGGCGACCATGTGATCCTCTTCGAGCGCATCGGCTACCGCACCCACGCGATGACGGTGTCGATCGAGCCGGGGGGCACGGTGCAGCTCGACGTGGTGCTCGCGGCCTCGGCCTTCGAGGTCGAGGGCTTCGTGGTCACCGGCACCCCCACGGCGCGGGCGGGCGACCGCGTGGTTCGCCCGATCGACGTGCTCTCGGCGCAGGAGCTCACCCGCAGGCTCGAGAGCACGGTGGCGTCGACGCTGGAGAGCCAGCCGGGCATGGCGGCGGTCACCATGGGACCGGCCACGGCGCGGCCCGTCATCCGCGGGCTCGGAGGCGACCGTGCGCTCGTGCTTGAAGACGGCGAGCGGGTGGGCGACGTGTCGGCGGTGTCGAGCGACCACGCCACCGCGGTCGATCCGTCGTCGGCACAGCGGATCGAGGTGGTGCGGGGGCCCTCCGCCCTGCTCTACGGCAGCCAGGCGCTCGGCGGCGTCGTGAACGTGGTGCGTGAAGAGGTGCCCCGCACGGTGCATCACGGCCTGCACGCCACCGTGAGTCTTCAGGGGCAATCGGTGAACGACGGGCTCGTCGGGTCGGCCACCCTGCTCTCGGGATGGGGCGATCACGTCGCGTTGCGTCTGGAGGGGGGACTCCGTGAAGCCGGCGACCTCACCACCCCGGAGGGCGCCCTCGAGAACACGGGCGCGACGACCCGCAATCTCGCCGGCGGGGTGTCGTGGGTCGGGGAGGGCGGCCACATCGGGGGTGCCTACCGCTTCTACGGCAACGACTACGGCATTCCGGGCGGGTTCGTGGGCGCCCACCCGACCGGCGTCGACATCGAGATGACCCGCCATGTGGTGAAGGGCGACGCGCAGCTCCGGGAGGTGGGCCCCTTCGACCTGCTCGAGGGCTCGGCGAGTCACACGCGCTACAACCACAAGGAGATCGAGCCGGGCGGCATTCTCGGCACCGAGTACGGGCTCTTCACCACGGCCGGCGAAGTGAAGGCGCATCACGGCGATCTGGGCGCCCTCACCGGCGGCACGGTGGGGGTGCGGGCCCAGTTCGAGCGGTTCGGCTTCGGCGGGGGGCTGTCCACCACCGACGCCCGGCGTTGGACGCTGTCGGCCTACGCCCACGAGGAGATGGACCTCGACGACTGGACGGCCGAGGCCGGGGTGCGATGGGACCACGTGCGGGCCGACGCGCTCGACGAGGATCCCGACGCGAGCATCGGCAACGTGCGCGACCGCGCCTTTCACGCCTTCAGCGGGTCGCTGGGGGTGCTGCGCCGGCTGGGGGGCGGATTCACCGCCGGGTTCAGCGTGGCCCGCGCCTTCCGGGCTCCCGACATCAGCGAGCTGTACTCGGAGGGCCCCCACCTCGCCTCGTACTCGTTCGAGGTGGGCAATCCGGATCTCGGCACCGAGGTCGGCACGGGCGTCGACCTCTTCCTCCGGCTGGACCGGGGGGCGATCCGAGGAGAGCTCGCGGCCTTCCGCAACTCGGTGGCGGGCTATCTCTACCCTCGGGAGACGGGCGAGATCAGCCCGCGGACCCAGCTTCCGATCTACCAGTACACCGGCGCCGACGCGCTGCTCGTCGGGTTCGAGAGCGGACTCGAGATCGCGCTCGGCGACCGGGTCGCCGTCGACGGCACCCTCTCCTGGGTGCGAGGCACCCTGGTCGACGACGACGAGCCGCTGCCCTTCATGCCGCCGCTCAACGGGCGGGTGGGGCTGCGCTACGACACGCCGGTGTGGTTCGCCGGCGCGGAGGCCCGACTCGCCGCGCAGCAGGATCGCCTGGGCGAGTTCGAGACCGCCACCGACGGGTACGCGATCCTCGGGCTCTCCGCCGGCCTTCGCACCACCCTCGGCGGCCGGCTTCACACCCTCACCCTGCGTCTCGACAACGCGACCGACGAGACGTATCGAAACCACCTCTCCCGGACCAAGGAGATCATGCCCGAGGCGGGCCGGGGCGTCAGCCTCGTCTACCGTCTCGTCTTCTAG
- a CDS encoding 6-carboxytetrahydropterin synthase translates to MPRVNITRRVHWNSAHRLYRPDWSDEQNARVYGVCANRHGHGHNYEMDVTVSGEVDPETGYVIDLKDLKDLVEAHIVDDLDHRHLNVEVPWLADRVPTTENLVIAIWERLLPHLPEQVVLERLVLWETPRHYVEYTRELAEQGGEA, encoded by the coding sequence ATGCCGCGCGTGAACATCACCCGTCGAGTGCACTGGAACTCGGCGCACCGACTCTATCGGCCCGATTGGTCCGACGAACAGAACGCCCGGGTGTACGGGGTGTGCGCGAATCGGCATGGACACGGGCACAACTACGAAATGGACGTGACCGTGTCGGGCGAGGTGGATCCGGAAACCGGGTACGTGATCGATCTCAAGGATCTCAAGGATCTGGTCGAGGCGCACATCGTGGACGACCTCGACCATCGACACCTCAACGTCGAGGTGCCGTGGCTGGCCGATCGGGTTCCGACCACCGAAAACCTCGTGATCGCGATCTGGGAGCGGCTGCTGCCGCATCTGCCCGAGCAGGTGGTGCTCGAGCGGCTCGTGCTGTGGGAGACGCCCCGGCACTACGTGGAGTACACCCGTGAACTGGCGGAGCAGGGAGGGGAGGCGTGA
- the folE gene encoding GTP cyclohydrolase I FolE — translation MIRRLGDDPEREGMLKTPERVEKAMRFLTHGYETTAEAVVGDALFEEHHNNMVLVKDIEMYSLCEHHLLPFFGKVHVAYIPNGRIMGLSKTARLVEVYCRRFQVQERLTEQVAQALWDVVEPQGVGVIVEAHHLCMMMRGVEKQNSVTITSAMRGVFLDDPATREEFLHLAMGSHRPLSR, via the coding sequence ATGATTCGCCGGCTCGGAGACGACCCGGAGCGCGAAGGCATGCTCAAGACTCCGGAGCGGGTGGAGAAGGCGATGCGATTCCTCACCCACGGCTACGAGACGACCGCCGAGGCCGTCGTGGGCGACGCGCTCTTCGAGGAGCACCACAACAACATGGTGCTCGTGAAGGACATCGAGATGTACTCGCTCTGCGAGCATCACCTGTTGCCCTTCTTCGGCAAGGTGCACGTGGCGTACATCCCCAACGGGCGCATCATGGGGCTGTCGAAGACGGCCCGGCTCGTGGAGGTGTACTGCCGGCGCTTCCAGGTGCAGGAACGGCTCACCGAGCAGGTGGCGCAGGCGCTGTGGGACGTGGTGGAGCCCCAGGGCGTGGGGGTGATCGTCGAGGCGCACCACCTCTGCATGATGATGCGCGGGGTGGAGAAGCAGAACTCGGTGACGATCACCTCGGCCATGCGCGGCGTGTTTCTCGACGACCCGGCCACCCGCGAGGAGTTTCTGCACCTCGCCATGGGCTCGCACCGGCCCCTCTCGCGATGA
- a CDS encoding SDR family oxidoreductase yields MSIPLEGRTVLVTGGSRGIGRAVVEAAAEAGAFVHVLSRDPEPVAEVARRSGGAVWPADLGDDAAVWSALDRLRETLGREPWAVVNAAGAFGVSSLADTSVTTFDRMVAINLRGTFLVIRALLPGLLERGSGRIVNVGSVAGRRAFPGNAAYGASKFGVRGLHEVLLEELRGSGVTATLIEPAATDTPLWDPLDPDADPALPARADMLEAGDVADAVLFALTRPEGVRIPLLQIERG; encoded by the coding sequence ATGAGCATCCCCCTCGAGGGCCGCACCGTGCTCGTGACCGGCGGAAGCCGGGGCATCGGGCGCGCGGTGGTCGAGGCGGCCGCCGAGGCGGGGGCGTTCGTGCACGTGCTCAGTCGCGACCCCGAGCCGGTGGCCGAGGTGGCGCGGCGGTCGGGCGGCGCGGTGTGGCCGGCCGATCTCGGCGACGACGCCGCGGTGTGGTCGGCTCTCGATCGGCTGCGCGAGACGCTCGGGCGCGAGCCCTGGGCGGTGGTCAATGCGGCGGGGGCCTTCGGGGTGTCGAGCCTCGCCGACACCTCGGTAACCACCTTCGACCGGATGGTGGCGATCAACCTGCGCGGCACCTTCCTCGTGATCCGGGCGCTGCTGCCCGGGTTGCTGGAGCGGGGGAGCGGCCGGATCGTGAACGTGGGCTCGGTGGCCGGGCGCAGGGCCTTTCCCGGCAACGCGGCCTATGGAGCCTCCAAGTTCGGGGTGCGGGGCCTCCACGAGGTGCTGCTCGAAGAACTCCGGGGCAGTGGAGTGACCGCCACCCTGATCGAGCCCGCCGCCACCGACACCCCCCTCTGGGACCCGCTCGACCCCGATGCGGACCCGGCTCTGCCCGCCCGGGCCGACATGCTCGAGGCCGGCGACGTGGCCGACGCGGTGCTCTTCGCCCTCACCCGGCCGGAGGGGGTGCGGATTCCCCTTCTGCAGATCGAGCGGGGGTGA
- a CDS encoding tetratricopeptide repeat protein, with translation MSLWNKLFGGPADPDSVDYYREGLGLLRAGKFHEALTSFRLALKENPGDPVVLQQIAIAYTRIGMTEEAAKTYRHVLKSQPDSSGAHYGLAFIYLRGGQHEDAARHLRAFLESPPSGADAEEHIAHARSTLAQLTGDMFEQNPGTDRPHGG, from the coding sequence ATGTCCCTCTGGAACAAGCTCTTCGGTGGTCCTGCCGACCCGGATTCGGTGGACTACTACCGCGAGGGGCTCGGCCTTCTGCGGGCGGGGAAGTTCCACGAGGCACTCACCTCCTTCCGACTCGCGCTCAAGGAGAATCCGGGCGACCCGGTGGTGCTGCAGCAGATCGCCATCGCCTACACCCGGATCGGCATGACGGAGGAGGCGGCCAAGACCTACCGCCACGTGCTGAAGAGCCAGCCCGATTCGTCGGGAGCGCACTACGGGCTCGCCTTCATCTACCTGCGCGGGGGCCAGCACGAAGACGCGGCCCGACATTTGCGAGCTTTTCTGGAGTCGCCGCCCTCGGGCGCCGACGCGGAGGAGCACATCGCGCACGCTCGCTCGACGCTGGCGCAGCTCACCGGCGACATGTTCGAGCAGAACCCCGGTACGGATCGACCCCATGGCGGATAA
- a CDS encoding OsmC family protein: MADKSVVLRWTGEGDRFEGNAPGGPISALDGSGVAAPSPMDGLLLSLAGCMGIDILMILQKGRVVVDDLEIAVEGDRAEEPPRRFTSLLMTVRVTGPSEADVGKIQRAVDLSRDRYCSVFHTLRTDLDVRIDVERR, translated from the coding sequence ATGGCGGATAAGAGTGTTGTTCTTCGGTGGACCGGTGAGGGCGATCGCTTCGAGGGCAACGCGCCCGGTGGCCCGATCTCCGCGCTCGACGGTTCCGGCGTGGCCGCGCCCTCGCCCATGGACGGCCTGCTGCTCTCCCTCGCGGGCTGCATGGGGATCGATATCCTGATGATCCTGCAGAAGGGCCGGGTGGTGGTGGACGACCTCGAGATCGCCGTCGAGGGCGATCGGGCCGAGGAGCCCCCGCGGCGGTTCACCTCGCTGCTGATGACGGTTCGGGTGACCGGCCCCTCCGAAGCCGACGTGGGCAAGATTCAGCGCGCCGTCGACCTCTCGCGCGATCGGTACTGCAGCGTCTTTCACACGCTGCGCACCGATCTCGACGTGCGGATCGACGTCGAGCGGCGCTGA